A part of Bacillus thuringiensis genomic DNA contains:
- a CDS encoding PLP-dependent aminotransferase family protein, protein MLWIPIDRSLDISLIRQVYHQIRERILNGELRSGEKLPSTRELSSELSVSRNVILEAYDQLFSEGFLVARQGAGTFIAEGTYLEQRKKSALIDSLSSCEEINKDSNIINFRSGIPALDLFPRKGWAKLSHTIWNETPPSTFGYDIPEGRPELRKVLSRYLLKTRGVFCHPEQLIITSGATQALTLVSKLLLSTGDEVLIEDPITNDIQTIFKNSGAFLYPIPADDNGMDTSLLPANKNPKFIFTTPSHQFPLGGALPIQRRVQLINYSRKTNCYLIEDDYDSEFRYEGSPISSLQGLDPERVIYIGSFSKILSTALRMGYLVLPSHLIEKCRRVKWFSDLHTSSLNQLVLAKFIAEDYLERHIMKMKKIYKNRRDFLIQQLKLAFSNKINISGYSTGLHLIVEFNQVQFTKELLEKIQQLGVKVYPVEDHTIEKGKHHNRIIMGYGHLTTEEIKEGVSRLQRAIPCIYSC, encoded by the coding sequence ATGCTTTGGATACCTATTGATCGATCGTTAGATATAAGTTTAATTCGACAGGTTTATCACCAAATACGTGAACGAATATTAAACGGAGAGCTACGATCTGGAGAAAAACTACCATCAACACGGGAATTATCTTCTGAGTTAAGCGTGTCTAGGAATGTAATTTTAGAAGCTTATGATCAATTATTTTCCGAAGGTTTTTTGGTCGCTCGACAGGGCGCCGGGACATTCATTGCAGAAGGGACTTATTTAGAACAACGTAAAAAATCAGCTCTAATTGATTCTTTATCTTCATGCGAAGAAATAAACAAAGATAGTAACATCATTAATTTTCGTTCAGGGATACCAGCATTAGACTTATTTCCACGTAAGGGATGGGCAAAGTTATCTCATACGATATGGAATGAAACGCCTCCTTCTACGTTTGGATACGATATTCCCGAAGGACGTCCCGAATTAAGAAAGGTTTTATCACGCTATTTACTAAAAACAAGAGGAGTTTTTTGTCATCCAGAACAATTGATAATTACCTCCGGTGCAACGCAAGCTTTAACACTTGTTTCTAAGTTACTTTTGTCGACAGGCGACGAAGTACTAATAGAAGATCCCATCACCAATGACATTCAAACAATTTTTAAAAATTCAGGAGCCTTCCTTTATCCTATACCAGCTGATGATAATGGGATGGATACATCTTTGCTACCTGCAAATAAAAACCCAAAATTCATCTTCACCACTCCTTCTCATCAGTTTCCTTTAGGAGGAGCGTTACCAATTCAACGACGGGTTCAACTGATTAACTACTCAAGAAAAACAAACTGTTATCTCATTGAAGATGATTATGACAGTGAGTTTCGATATGAAGGCTCACCTATAAGTTCATTACAGGGATTGGATCCCGAGCGAGTTATTTATATAGGTTCATTTAGTAAAATTTTATCAACGGCCCTTAGGATGGGATACTTAGTTCTTCCCTCACACCTTATTGAAAAATGTCGCAGGGTAAAATGGTTTTCAGATTTACATACATCTTCTTTAAATCAACTTGTCCTTGCTAAATTTATTGCCGAAGATTATTTGGAACGGCATATTATGAAGATGAAAAAAATCTATAAAAATCGAAGAGACTTCCTTATCCAGCAATTAAAGTTAGCATTCTCAAATAAGATCAATATTTCCGGTTATTCTACAGGATTACACCTGATTGTCGAATTCAATCAAGTTCAATTCACCAAAGAATTACTTGAGAAAATCCAACAGCTTGGAGTTAAAGTATATCCCGTGGAAGACCACACCATTGAAAAAGGAAAACATCATAATCGAATTATTATGGGGTATGGACATTTAACAACTGAAGAAATAAAAGAAGGTGTGAGCAGGCTACAGAGGGCAATACCTTGTATATATTCTTGTTAA
- a CDS encoding proline dehydrogenase family protein yields the protein MMKPEFQVAQAFKSIARNEHIKSYVQHSTELYALLLQAAKRFVTGETRHEGIVTAKELIAKGYHTSLEYIGENTLDIEECYKVKNEFWNLIGDMGALSMKQTVSLDLSHIGLSIDPEISYIHLMELAERAKVHGTTLMISMEESSKAADILAIYKKATEQYPNVGITIQAHLYRSNNDIQELLHYPGKIRVVKGAYQEVSDIAMPRSTDLNQQYLQIVEQLVENNHPVSIATHDEILIKEMEKRQYFSQSNVEIEMLYGIRPDMLSDLKNKGHNASVYLTYGKEWYLYLCHRIAEYPENLYHAVIDMIHSSSVQQSREY from the coding sequence ATGATGAAACCAGAATTCCAAGTGGCTCAGGCATTTAAATCGATTGCACGAAATGAACATATAAAATCCTATGTACAACACTCCACTGAACTCTATGCGTTATTATTGCAAGCCGCAAAACGCTTTGTCACCGGAGAAACGAGACATGAGGGGATTGTGACAGCAAAAGAACTAATTGCAAAAGGTTATCATACTTCACTAGAATACATAGGGGAAAATACTCTAGATATAGAGGAATGTTATAAAGTAAAAAATGAGTTTTGGAATCTTATTGGGGACATGGGTGCTCTATCTATGAAACAAACAGTATCACTCGATTTATCGCATATTGGATTATCTATAGATCCAGAAATATCTTATATTCATTTAATGGAGTTGGCAGAGAGGGCAAAAGTACATGGAACTACCCTTATGATAAGTATGGAAGAATCATCTAAAGCAGCAGACATTCTTGCCATCTATAAAAAAGCAACTGAGCAATATCCTAATGTAGGGATAACGATCCAGGCGCATTTATATCGCTCAAACAATGATATTCAAGAACTCCTGCATTATCCAGGGAAAATACGAGTTGTAAAAGGTGCCTATCAAGAAGTTTCGGATATTGCTATGCCTAGGTCAACTGACTTAAATCAACAGTATCTTCAGATTGTAGAACAACTAGTTGAAAACAACCATCCTGTATCTATAGCTACACATGATGAAATTCTTATTAAAGAAATGGAGAAACGTCAATATTTTAGTCAATCTAATGTGGAAATAGAAATGCTATATGGAATTCGTCCGGATATGTTAAGTGATTTGAAAAATAAAGGACATAATGCTAGCGTCTATTTGACTTATGGGAAAGAGTGGTACTTGTATTTATGCCATCGGATAGCTGAATATCCGGAAAATTTATATCATGCAGTGATAGATATGATACATTCATCTTCAGTACAGCAGAGTAGGGAATATTAA
- a CDS encoding DMT family transporter: protein MKEICMLLVAVILWGTAIAPTKWALESIQPFTLLFIRLFLAGGICLLFSFKQLKRSVVHKQVPWKRMSLLSFAGVAGYFMFTSYGISLTSGLHVSIIDAALPLVTILFSAFFLKEKIQLNYWIGIVLGAAGVLLITIPSSNVDQEVSLIGDILILLSTFLFAFYTVLLKRPKQEQYLSNKVFTTLTLIIGAVILLPFAMAETFYYGFPKIETWKTGFSVIYLVIGATILAYWFWNRALETVSASVSGLYLNALPLISIAASIVLLNESLTWRIVIGGSLVLFGVIWADKRKLIDLFISGERNVKGNEEC from the coding sequence ATGAAAGAAATATGCATGTTATTAGTGGCTGTTATATTATGGGGGACAGCTATTGCGCCAACAAAGTGGGCATTAGAATCTATTCAGCCATTTACTTTGTTATTTATTCGTCTTTTCTTAGCTGGTGGAATCTGTTTACTATTCTCATTTAAACAATTAAAAAGATCAGTTGTACATAAACAAGTCCCGTGGAAAAGAATGAGTTTACTATCTTTTGCTGGTGTAGCTGGGTACTTTATGTTCACATCCTACGGTATTTCTTTAACAAGTGGATTGCATGTTAGTATTATTGATGCTGCTTTACCTTTAGTTACGATTCTTTTTTCAGCGTTCTTTTTGAAAGAAAAAATTCAGCTTAATTATTGGATCGGTATTGTACTCGGGGCTGCCGGAGTACTTCTTATTACAATTCCATCTAGTAATGTCGACCAAGAAGTATCTTTAATAGGAGATATCCTTATTTTATTAAGTACGTTCTTATTTGCTTTCTATACAGTATTGCTGAAACGTCCAAAACAAGAACAGTATCTATCAAACAAGGTTTTTACAACATTAACTTTAATTATTGGAGCTGTTATTCTATTACCATTTGCAATGGCAGAAACTTTTTACTATGGTTTTCCAAAAATCGAAACATGGAAGACAGGGTTTAGTGTAATATATCTTGTTATTGGGGCAACAATTTTAGCGTATTGGTTTTGGAATAGAGCATTAGAGACAGTCTCGGCATCAGTAAGTGGATTATATTTAAATGCGTTACCGTTAATAAGTATCGCTGCTTCAATTGTTCTATTAAATGAATCTTTGACGTGGAGAATAGTAATAGGTGGTAGCTTAGTTTTATTTGGAGTGATATGGGCGGATAAACGTAAATTAATTGATTTATTTATATCAGGCGAGCGAAATGTTAAAGGGAATGAAGAATGTTAA
- the purE gene encoding 5-(carboxyamino)imidazole ribonucleotide mutase, with protein sequence MKSLVGVIMGSTSDWKTMKYACDILDELNIPYEKKVVSAHRTPDYMFEYAETARERGLKVIIAGAGGAAHLPGMVAAKTNLPVIGVPVQSKALNGLDSLLSIVQMPGGVPVATVAIGKAGSTNAGLLAAQILGSFHDDIHDALELRREAIEKDVREGSELV encoded by the coding sequence ATGAAATCACTAGTTGGAGTCATAATGGGAAGCACGTCAGACTGGAAAACAATGAAATATGCTTGTGACATTTTAGATGAATTAAATATACCGTATGAGAAAAAAGTTGTATCAGCTCATCGGACTCCGGATTATATGTTTGAATATGCAGAGACGGCTCGTGAACGTGGATTGAAAGTTATTATTGCTGGAGCTGGCGGGGCAGCACATTTACCAGGAATGGTTGCAGCGAAGACGAATCTTCCTGTAATCGGAGTCCCAGTTCAATCAAAAGCGTTAAACGGCTTAGATTCATTATTATCCATCGTCCAAATGCCAGGAGGGGTTCCTGTTGCAACTGTTGCAATTGGTAAGGCTGGTTCAACAAATGCTGGTTTACTTGCTGCACAAATACTTGGATCATTCCATGATGATATACATGATGCATTAGAATTGAGAAGAGAAGCAATTGAAAAAGATGTGCGCGAAGGTAGTGAGCTAGTATGA
- the purK gene encoding 5-(carboxyamino)imidazole ribonucleotide synthase — protein MTRIILPGKTIGIIGGGQLGRMMALAAKEMGYKIAVLDPTKNSPCAQVADIEIVAPYDDLKAIQHLAEISDVVTYEFENIDYRCLQWLEKHAYLPQGSQLLSKTQNRFTEKNAIEKAGLPVATYRLVQNQDQLTEAIAELSYPSVLKTTTGGYDGKGQVVLRSEADVDKARELANAAECILEKWVPFEKEVSVIVIRSVSGETKVFPVAENIHVNNILHESIVPARITEELSQKAIAYAKVLADELELVGTLAVEMFATADGEIYINELAPRPHNSGHYTQDACETSQFGQHIRAICNLPLGETNLLKPVVMVNILGEHIEGVLRQVNRLTGCYLHLYGKEEAKAQRKMGHVNILNDNIEVALEKAKSLHIWDHQEQLLEGKR, from the coding sequence ATGACGAGAATCATTTTACCTGGAAAAACAATCGGCATTATTGGAGGCGGCCAGCTAGGAAGAATGATGGCATTGGCAGCTAAGGAGATGGGATATAAAATTGCTGTTTTAGATCCTACAAAAAATTCACCATGTGCACAAGTTGCTGATATTGAAATTGTTGCACCATATGACGATTTAAAAGCAATTCAGCATTTAGCAGAGATCAGTGATGTTGTCACATATGAATTTGAGAATATTGATTATAGATGTTTACAATGGCTAGAAAAACATGCTTACTTACCACAAGGCAGTCAGTTGTTAAGTAAAACACAAAATCGTTTTACAGAAAAGAATGCGATTGAAAAAGCAGGATTACCAGTAGCAACGTATAGATTGGTTCAAAATCAAGATCAGCTTACTGAAGCAATCGCCGAGTTATCATATCCTTCCGTCTTAAAAACGACGACAGGTGGATATGATGGGAAAGGGCAAGTTGTTTTAAGAAGTGAAGCTGACGTTGATAAAGCGCGAGAGCTTGCGAATGCAGCAGAGTGTATTTTAGAGAAATGGGTGCCTTTTGAAAAAGAAGTATCCGTTATTGTGATTCGTAGTGTAAGTGGTGAAACGAAAGTATTTCCGGTAGCGGAAAATATTCATGTAAATAACATTTTGCATGAATCTATCGTTCCAGCTCGCATTACAGAAGAACTTTCTCAAAAAGCAATTGCTTATGCAAAAGTGCTCGCGGATGAACTAGAACTTGTGGGAACACTAGCGGTAGAGATGTTTGCTACAGCTGATGGTGAGATTTATATTAATGAATTAGCACCAAGACCTCACAATTCAGGACACTATACACAGGATGCATGTGAAACGAGTCAATTTGGTCAACATATTCGAGCAATCTGTAATTTACCTCTTGGAGAAACAAATTTGTTAAAACCAGTTGTCATGGTAAACATTTTAGGCGAACATATAGAAGGGGTCCTAAGACAAGTGAATAGATTAACCGGGTGCTATTTACACTTGTATGGAAAAGAAGAAGCAAAAGCGCAGCGGAAAATGGGGCATGTTAATATTTTAAATGATAATATTGAAGTCGCTCTAGAAAAAGCGAAGAGTTTGCATATTTGGGACCATCAAGAACAACTGTTGGAGGGAAAAAGATGA
- the purB gene encoding adenylosuccinate lyase yields MISRYTRPEMGAIWTEENKFKAWLEVEILACEAWAELGDIPKEDVKKIREHASFDIDRIYEIEKETRHDVVAFTRAVSETPTLGEERKWVHYGLTSTDVVDTALSYILKQANEIILKDLENFVSILANKAKEHKYTIMMGRTHGVHAEPTTFGLKLGLWYEEMKRNVERFKQAADTVRVGKLSGAVGTYANIDPFVEKYVCENLGLEAAPISTQTLQRDRHAHYMSTLALIATSIEKMAVEIRGLQKSETREVEEAFAKGQKGSSAMPHKRNPIGSENMTGLARVIRGYMMTAYENVPLWHERDISHSSAERVILPDATIALNYMLNRFGNIVKNLTVYPENMKRNMTRTYGLIYSQRVMLTLIDKGMVREEAYDIVQPKAMEAWETQVQFKELVEADERITSKLTQEEINECFNYEHHMQHVDTIFERLGLNEA; encoded by the coding sequence ATGATTAGTCGTTATACACGCCCAGAAATGGGTGCAATTTGGACGGAAGAGAACAAATTTAAAGCGTGGTTAGAAGTTGAGATTTTAGCTTGTGAAGCATGGGCTGAGCTTGGCGATATTCCAAAAGAAGATGTTAAAAAAATTCGTGAGCATGCATCATTTGATATTGATCGTATTTATGAAATTGAAAAAGAGACACGTCATGACGTAGTTGCATTCACTCGTGCAGTATCAGAAACACCAACATTAGGTGAGGAACGTAAATGGGTTCATTACGGTTTAACATCTACAGACGTAGTAGATACAGCGTTATCTTACATCTTAAAACAAGCAAATGAAATCATATTAAAAGACTTAGAAAACTTTGTAAGCATTTTAGCTAACAAAGCGAAAGAGCATAAATACACGATCATGATGGGAAGAACACATGGTGTTCATGCAGAACCAACAACATTTGGTTTAAAACTTGGTCTTTGGTATGAAGAAATGAAACGTAACGTAGAGCGTTTCAAACAAGCTGCTGATACAGTTCGCGTCGGTAAATTATCTGGTGCGGTTGGTACATACGCAAATATCGATCCATTCGTAGAAAAGTATGTTTGTGAAAACTTAGGATTAGAAGCAGCACCAATTTCAACACAAACATTGCAACGTGATCGCCATGCTCATTACATGTCAACACTTGCACTAATTGCAACATCTATCGAAAAGATGGCAGTTGAGATTCGTGGTTTACAAAAGAGTGAAACACGTGAAGTTGAAGAAGCTTTCGCAAAAGGCCAAAAAGGTTCTTCTGCAATGCCACATAAACGTAATCCAATCGGATCTGAAAATATGACTGGTTTAGCTCGTGTTATCCGCGGTTATATGATGACAGCGTATGAGAATGTTCCATTATGGCATGAGCGTGATATTTCTCACTCTTCGGCGGAACGCGTAATTTTACCAGATGCTACAATCGCATTAAATTACATGTTAAATCGCTTTGGTAATATCGTTAAAAACTTAACTGTATACCCAGAGAATATGAAACGCAATATGACAAGAACATACGGCTTAATCTATTCTCAGCGTGTAATGCTTACATTAATCGACAAAGGTATGGTACGTGAAGAAGCTTATGATATCGTACAACCTAAAGCGATGGAAGCTTGGGAAACACAAGTACAATTTAAAGAGCTTGTAGAGGCTGATGAGCGTATTACGAGCAAGCTAACACAAGAAGAAATTAATGAATGCTTCAACTATGAGCATCATATGCAACACGTTGATACAATCTTTGAACGCCTAGGATTAAACGAAGCTTAA
- the purC gene encoding phosphoribosylaminoimidazolesuccinocarboxamide synthase has product MQKLELLYEGKAKRIYRTESADMVWVEYKDSATAFNGEKKETITGKGRLNNEITILLFRKLQEVGIKTHFVEKLSETEQLVKKVSIIPLEVVTRNVIAGSLSKRLGMEEGTVLAEPIVEFYFKDDDLGDPLVTEDHIRVLKVASPEQVSVLREMALQINQVLIDHFASCRVRLVDFKLEFGVTEEGEIILADEISPDTCRLWDETSNEKFDKDVFRRDLGNLTDAYEEILKRLGGISHV; this is encoded by the coding sequence ATGCAAAAGCTAGAATTGCTGTATGAAGGTAAGGCAAAAAGAATTTATCGTACAGAATCAGCAGATATGGTTTGGGTAGAGTACAAAGATAGTGCGACTGCTTTCAATGGGGAGAAAAAAGAGACGATTACAGGAAAAGGTCGTTTGAACAATGAGATTACAATTTTATTGTTCAGAAAGTTACAAGAAGTAGGAATTAAAACACATTTTGTTGAGAAGTTATCTGAGACAGAGCAACTTGTTAAAAAAGTGAGTATTATTCCTTTAGAAGTTGTCACAAGAAATGTAATTGCAGGAAGTCTTTCAAAACGATTAGGAATGGAAGAGGGAACTGTACTTGCAGAACCCATCGTAGAATTTTACTTCAAAGATGATGATTTAGGAGATCCGCTTGTAACGGAAGATCATATTCGTGTATTAAAAGTTGCATCGCCAGAGCAAGTAAGTGTATTACGAGAAATGGCTCTACAAATCAATCAAGTGTTGATTGATCATTTCGCAAGCTGTCGTGTAAGACTAGTAGATTTCAAATTAGAGTTTGGTGTAACGGAAGAAGGAGAAATTATTTTAGCAGATGAAATTTCACCAGATACTTGCCGTTTATGGGATGAAACGAGCAATGAAAAGTTTGATAAAGACGTATTCCGTCGCGATCTTGGAAATTTAACAGATGCTTATGAAGAGATTTTAAAACGTTTAGGGGGAATTTCACATGTATAA
- the purS gene encoding phosphoribosylformylglycinamidine synthase subunit PurS, with translation MYKVKVYVTLRESVLDPQGTAVKGALHSLSFTEVQDVRIGKYMELTIDKSVSDLDAKVKEMCEKLLTNVVMEDFRYEVEEVVAQ, from the coding sequence ATGTATAAAGTTAAGGTATATGTAACATTAAGAGAAAGCGTATTAGATCCACAAGGAACAGCAGTAAAAGGAGCACTTCATAGTCTTTCGTTCACAGAAGTACAAGACGTTCGAATCGGAAAATATATGGAATTAACAATTGATAAATCAGTATCTGACCTTGACGCAAAGGTAAAAGAAATGTGTGAAAAACTATTAACAAACGTTGTAATGGAAGACTTCCGTTATGAAGTTGAGGAGGTTGTCGCACAGTGA
- the purQ gene encoding phosphoribosylformylglycinamidine synthase subunit PurQ: protein MKFAVIVFPGSNCDVDMFHAIKDELGEEVDYVWHDRENLDEYDAILLPGGFSYGDYLRCGAISRFANAMKAVQKAAEQGKPILGVCNGFQILVESGLLPGALMRNENLKFMCRTVQLRVENNETMFTSQYEKDEVINIPIAHGEGNYYCDEETLKRLEENNQIAFRYVENPNGSVSDIAGIVNEKGNVLGMMPHPERAVDELLGGAEGLKVFQSILKQWRETYVVNA, encoded by the coding sequence GTGAAATTTGCAGTCATAGTATTCCCAGGTTCGAACTGTGATGTCGATATGTTCCATGCAATTAAAGATGAGCTCGGTGAAGAAGTAGATTACGTTTGGCACGATAGAGAGAATTTAGATGAATATGATGCAATTTTACTACCTGGTGGATTCTCTTACGGTGACTATTTACGTTGTGGTGCTATTTCTCGCTTTGCTAACGCAATGAAAGCAGTGCAAAAAGCTGCTGAGCAAGGAAAGCCGATTTTAGGTGTATGTAATGGATTCCAGATTCTTGTTGAATCAGGATTACTACCAGGAGCGTTAATGAGAAACGAAAACTTAAAATTTATGTGCCGAACAGTTCAGCTGCGTGTTGAAAATAATGAAACGATGTTTACATCACAATATGAAAAAGATGAAGTAATCAATATTCCAATCGCGCATGGTGAGGGGAATTACTATTGTGATGAAGAAACGCTAAAAAGATTAGAAGAGAATAATCAAATCGCATTCCGTTACGTAGAAAATCCGAATGGAAGCGTTTCAGATATTGCTGGTATTGTAAACGAAAAAGGAAATGTACTTGGTATGATGCCACACCCAGAGCGTGCTGTAGATGAATTACTTGGCGGTGCTGAAGGGTTAAAAGTCTTTCAATCTATCTTAAAACAGTGGAGGGAAACATATGTCGTTAATGCTTGA